In Rhizobiales bacterium NRL2, a genomic segment contains:
- the pntB gene encoding NAD(P) transhydrogenase subunit beta (catalyzes reversible transfer of hydride ion equivalent between NAD and NADP; membrane-bound proton pump that translocates protons from cytosolic to periplasmic side of the inner membrane; forms a tetramer composed of two alpha and 2 beta subunits; AB-stereospecific enzyme), with amino-acid sequence MAQGLVTVAYIAASILFILALGGLSKQETARRGNIYGIVGMAIAIIATIAAPQVANYAVIAPAMIIGAIIGVYVARRVAMTGMPQLVAMLHSFVGLAAVLVGIGSYIDPNNVFIGVEKTIHEVEIFVGVFIGAITFTGSIIAYGKLDGRISGKPLMLPFRHALNLIAVLICVWLGYMFLGVEDHGGVWALLIMAVIAFIVGAHLIMGIGGADMPVVVSMLNSYSGWAAAATGFMLGNDLLIVTGALVGSSGAILSYIMCRAMNRHFVSVILGGFGTAGGASADVEGEAVATSHDNVAEMLTEANEVIIIPGYGMAVAQAQGTVSEITRRLRAKNVNVRFAIHPVAGRLPGHMNVLLAEAKVPYDIVLEMDEINEDFPKTDVVLVIGANDIVNPAAQDDPNSPIAGMPVLECWKARTTVVLKRSMATGYAGVDNPLFYKDNTRMLFGDAKESLDTVLSRLES; translated from the coding sequence ATGGCTCAAGGGCTCGTTACCGTCGCCTATATCGCGGCGAGCATCCTGTTCATCCTCGCGCTGGGGGGCCTGTCGAAACAGGAAACCGCGCGCCGGGGCAACATCTACGGCATCGTCGGCATGGCGATCGCCATCATCGCAACCATCGCCGCGCCGCAGGTCGCGAACTACGCGGTGATCGCGCCGGCAATGATCATCGGCGCGATCATCGGCGTCTACGTCGCCCGCCGCGTCGCCATGACCGGCATGCCGCAGCTGGTCGCCATGCTGCACAGCTTCGTCGGCCTCGCCGCCGTGCTGGTCGGCATCGGCAGCTATATCGATCCCAACAACGTTTTCATCGGCGTCGAGAAGACCATCCACGAGGTGGAGATCTTCGTCGGCGTCTTCATCGGCGCGATCACCTTCACCGGTTCGATCATCGCCTACGGCAAGCTGGATGGCCGGATCTCCGGCAAGCCGCTGATGCTGCCCTTCCGCCACGCGCTGAACCTGATCGCCGTGCTGATCTGCGTCTGGCTGGGCTACATGTTCCTGGGCGTCGAGGATCATGGCGGCGTCTGGGCGCTGCTGATCATGGCCGTGATCGCCTTCATCGTCGGCGCGCACCTGATCATGGGGATCGGCGGCGCCGACATGCCCGTCGTCGTTTCCATGCTGAACAGCTATTCCGGCTGGGCGGCGGCGGCGACCGGCTTCATGCTGGGCAACGACCTGCTGATTGTCACCGGCGCGCTGGTGGGCTCCTCCGGTGCGATCCTGTCCTACATCATGTGCCGGGCGATGAACCGCCACTTCGTTTCGGTCATCCTGGGCGGCTTCGGCACGGCCGGCGGGGCGTCCGCGGACGTCGAGGGCGAGGCGGTGGCGACCAGCCACGACAACGTTGCCGAGATGCTGACGGAAGCCAACGAGGTCATCATCATCCCGGGCTACGGCATGGCCGTGGCGCAGGCGCAGGGCACGGTTTCCGAGATCACCCGGCGGCTGCGGGCGAAGAACGTCAATGTGCGCTTCGCCATCCACCCGGTCGCGGGACGCCTGCCGGGCCACATGAACGTGCTGCTGGCCGAAGCCAAGGTGCCCTACGACATCGTCCTGGAGATGGACGAGATCAACGAGGATTTCCCGAAGACCGACGTCGTTCTGGTGATCGGCGCCAACGACATCGTCAACCCGGCCGCCCAGGACGATCCCAACAGCCCCATCGCCGGCATGCCGGTGCTGGAATGCTGGAAGGCGCGGACCACGGTGGTGCTGAAACGCTCCATGGCCACCGGCTATGCCGGCGTCGACAACCCACTGTTCTACAAGGACAACACGCGGATGCTGTTCGGCGACGCCAAGGAGAGCCTCGACACGGTGCTGTCCCGGCTGGAGAGCTGA
- a CDS encoding NAD(P) transhydrogenase subunit alpha: MKIGVPKEVHDGERRVALTPSVARQIAKLGYSLAVESGAGEHADFSDEAYREAGVEVLESARDVWADSDIVLKVRAPEQHPSGVHETEMLREGQTLMSFVWPAQNPELMEKMAARKASVIAMDAVPRISRAQKLDALSSMANIAGYRAVIEAANHFGRFFTGQITAAGKVPPAKVMVIGAGVAGLAAIGAARGLGAVVRAFDTRPEVREQIESMGAEFLELDFEEEGSGQGGYAKEMSKEFIDAEMALFREQCADVDIVITTALIPGKPAPKLILADMVETLKPGSVIVDLAAEQGGNCELTEPGQVVVRHGVTIIGLVDLPSRLAAQSSQLYASNLRHFLDDLTPAKDGQPNHNMDDVVIRGATVIKDGEITWPPPAVEVAAKPKAAAALPKPAAKPEKKRPGAGSLVAMAAGALALLGLGTVAPADFMAHLTVFVLACFVGYQVIWNVTPALHTPLMSVTNAISGIIVIGALLQVSSPSWIVTALAFVAVLIATINICGGFWVTQRMLGMFRKDEAKE; the protein is encoded by the coding sequence ATGAAGATCGGCGTTCCGAAGGAAGTGCACGACGGTGAGCGGCGCGTGGCGCTGACGCCGTCCGTCGCGCGGCAGATCGCGAAGCTCGGCTACAGCCTCGCCGTCGAGAGCGGCGCAGGCGAACATGCCGACTTCTCCGACGAGGCCTATCGCGAAGCCGGGGTCGAGGTGCTGGAGAGCGCCCGCGACGTCTGGGCCGATTCCGACATCGTCCTGAAGGTGCGCGCGCCCGAGCAGCATCCGTCCGGCGTCCACGAGACCGAGATGCTGCGCGAGGGCCAGACCCTGATGAGCTTCGTCTGGCCGGCGCAGAACCCGGAACTGATGGAGAAGATGGCGGCCCGCAAGGCGAGCGTGATCGCCATGGACGCGGTGCCGCGCATCAGCCGGGCGCAGAAGCTGGATGCCCTGAGTTCGATGGCCAACATCGCCGGCTATCGCGCCGTCATTGAGGCCGCCAACCATTTCGGCCGCTTCTTCACCGGCCAGATCACCGCCGCGGGCAAGGTGCCGCCGGCCAAGGTCATGGTTATCGGCGCCGGCGTCGCCGGTCTCGCCGCGATCGGCGCAGCGCGCGGCCTGGGCGCGGTCGTCCGCGCCTTCGACACCCGCCCCGAAGTCAGGGAGCAGATCGAAAGCATGGGCGCGGAGTTCCTCGAGCTCGACTTCGAGGAGGAAGGCTCCGGCCAGGGCGGCTACGCCAAGGAAATGTCGAAGGAGTTCATCGACGCCGAGATGGCGCTGTTCCGCGAGCAGTGCGCCGATGTCGATATCGTCATCACCACCGCCCTGATCCCGGGCAAGCCGGCGCCGAAACTGATCCTTGCCGATATGGTGGAAACCCTGAAGCCGGGCTCGGTCATCGTCGATCTCGCCGCCGAGCAGGGCGGAAACTGCGAACTGACGGAACCGGGTCAGGTGGTGGTCCGTCATGGCGTCACCATCATCGGTCTGGTCGATCTGCCCAGCCGTCTGGCGGCGCAGTCGAGCCAGCTCTACGCCTCCAACCTGCGGCACTTCCTGGACGACCTGACGCCTGCGAAGGACGGGCAGCCCAACCACAACATGGACGACGTGGTCATCCGCGGCGCGACCGTGATCAAGGACGGCGAGATCACCTGGCCGCCGCCGGCCGTCGAGGTCGCGGCGAAACCGAAGGCCGCGGCGGCATTGCCGAAACCGGCGGCCAAACCCGAGAAGAAGCGTCCGGGTGCGGGATCGCTTGTCGCCATGGCGGCGGGCGCCCTCGCGCTGCTCGGACTGGGGACTGTGGCGCCGGCCGACTTCATGGCCCATCTCACGGTCTTCGTGCTTGCCTGCTTCGTGGGCTATCAGGTGATCTGGAACGTGACTCCGGCGCTGCACACGCCGCTGATGTCGGTCACCAACGCCATCAGCGGCATCATCGTCATCGGCGCCCTGCTGCAAGTTTCCAGCCCGTCATGGATCGTGACGGCGCTGGCCTTCGTCGCGGTGCTGATTGCCACCATCAACATCTGCGGCGGGTTCTGGGTGACCCAGCGCATGCTCGGCATGTTCCGCAAGGACGAGGCGAAGGAGTAG
- a CDS encoding 3-methyl-2-oxobutanoate hydroxymethyltransferase, with protein sequence MSAAGPVTVPAIRARKGGTPIVSLTAYDYPTAQAIDDLVDFILVGDSLGMVVHGLPTTQGVTLEMMAMHGKAVMRGAKRALVVVDMPFGSYEESPETAIRNAMWLMRESGCSAVKLEGGTEMERTIRFMTERGVPVLAHVGLMPQKVAMMGGFKTQGRNTELADKVTRDAEAVTAAGAFATVIEGTVEPLAREITEKIAIPTIGIGASPACDGQILVINDLLGLASDYMPKFVKRYAETSATIRAAVSAYGEDVRARRFPGPEHCFGAKKG encoded by the coding sequence ATGTCCGCCGCCGGTCCCGTCACCGTACCCGCGATCCGCGCCCGCAAGGGCGGGACGCCCATCGTCTCGCTGACCGCCTACGACTACCCGACCGCCCAGGCCATCGACGATCTGGTCGATTTCATCCTGGTCGGCGATTCGCTGGGCATGGTGGTGCACGGCCTCCCGACGACCCAGGGCGTGACGCTGGAGATGATGGCGATGCACGGCAAGGCCGTGATGCGTGGTGCGAAGCGCGCCCTCGTCGTCGTCGACATGCCCTTCGGCAGCTACGAGGAGAGCCCGGAAACGGCGATCCGCAACGCCATGTGGCTGATGCGGGAGAGCGGATGCAGCGCGGTCAAGCTGGAAGGCGGGACCGAGATGGAACGGACCATCCGCTTCATGACCGAGCGCGGCGTGCCTGTGCTCGCCCATGTCGGCCTGATGCCCCAGAAGGTCGCCATGATGGGCGGCTTCAAGACCCAGGGCCGCAACACGGAACTGGCCGACAAGGTCACGCGGGACGCCGAAGCGGTTACCGCGGCCGGCGCCTTCGCCACGGTCATCGAGGGCACGGTCGAGCCGCTGGCGCGCGAGATCACGGAGAAGATCGCCATCCCCACCATCGGCATCGGCGCCTCGCCGGCCTGCGACGGCCAGATCCTGGTGATCAACGATCTGCTGGGCCTGGCCAGCGACTACATGCCGAAATTCGTCAAGCGCTATGCCGAGACCTCGGCGACGATCCGCGCGGCGGTGAGCGCCTATGGCGAGGATGTCCGCGCCCGCCGTTTTCCCGGCCCCGAACACTGCTTCGGCGCGAAGAAGGGCTAG
- a CDS encoding antibiotic biosynthesis monooxygenase, with the protein MFIAMNRFKIVKGEEEAFEQVWRERDRHLDQVPGYKEFQLLKGPEEEDHTLYASHTVWASREAFEAWTKSEAFRKAHAGAGDRRGLYIGHPMFEGFEVVLDG; encoded by the coding sequence ATGTTCATCGCAATGAACCGCTTCAAGATCGTCAAGGGCGAGGAAGAGGCCTTCGAGCAGGTCTGGCGGGAGCGCGACCGGCACCTCGACCAGGTGCCCGGCTACAAGGAGTTCCAGCTTCTGAAGGGACCGGAGGAGGAGGATCACACCCTCTATGCCTCCCACACCGTCTGGGCCTCGCGCGAGGCCTTCGAGGCGTGGACGAAGTCGGAGGCGTTCCGCAAGGCTCACGCCGGCGCCGGCGATCGGCGCGGCCTCTATATCGGCCATCCGATGTTCGAGGGCTTCGAGGTGGTGCTGGATGGCTGA
- a CDS encoding alanine dehydrogenase, translating to MIVGTPREIKNHEYRVGLTPESAAELVRHGHRVLIERGAGDGIGAHDAEYEAAGAALVDDAAQIFAEADMVVKVKEPQSAERAMLRGGQILFTYLHLAPDADQTRDLVASGATCIAYETVTDRHGGLPLLKPMSQVAGRMSVHAGANALEKAHGGRGVLLGGVPGVMPGRVTIIGGGVVGFNAAQMAAGLGADVTILDRSPEVLERLGIHFENRAKTRFSNAHNLHECVTEADLVIGAVLIPGATAPKLVTREMLGDMKRGAVLVDVAIDQGGCFETSRPTTHADPTYVIDEVVHYCVANMPGAVARTSTYALNNVTLPHTLRIADDGWKRALSDDPCLAEGLNVWNNQVTCQPVAENLGYRHVPVARALNA from the coding sequence ATGATCGTCGGCACGCCGAGGGAGATCAAGAATCACGAATACCGCGTCGGCCTGACGCCCGAGAGCGCGGCCGAACTGGTCAGGCACGGCCACCGGGTGCTGATCGAGCGCGGCGCCGGCGACGGAATCGGCGCCCATGACGCCGAATACGAGGCCGCGGGCGCGGCGCTGGTCGACGACGCGGCGCAGATCTTTGCCGAGGCCGACATGGTCGTGAAGGTGAAGGAGCCGCAGTCGGCGGAGCGGGCCATGCTGCGCGGCGGCCAGATCCTGTTCACCTATCTCCACCTCGCGCCCGACGCCGACCAGACCCGCGACCTCGTGGCCTCCGGCGCCACCTGCATCGCCTATGAAACTGTCACCGACCGTCATGGCGGCCTGCCGCTGCTGAAGCCCATGAGCCAGGTCGCGGGCCGCATGTCCGTGCATGCCGGCGCCAATGCGCTGGAAAAGGCCCATGGCGGCCGCGGCGTCCTGTTGGGCGGCGTGCCCGGCGTCATGCCCGGCAGGGTCACCATCATCGGCGGCGGCGTGGTGGGCTTCAACGCCGCGCAGATGGCGGCCGGCCTAGGCGCGGACGTCACCATTCTGGACCGCAGTCCCGAGGTGCTGGAGCGCCTCGGCATCCATTTCGAGAACCGGGCCAAGACCCGCTTCTCCAACGCCCACAATCTGCACGAATGCGTCACCGAGGCCGATCTGGTCATCGGCGCGGTGCTGATTCCCGGCGCCACAGCGCCGAAACTGGTGACCCGCGAAATGCTGGGCGACATGAAGCGCGGCGCGGTGCTGGTGGACGTCGCCATCGACCAGGGCGGCTGCTTCGAGACATCCCGCCCCACGACCCACGCCGATCCGACCTACGTGATCGACGAGGTCGTTCATTACTGTGTGGCCAACATGCCCGGCGCGGTGGCGCGCACGTCCACCTACGCGCTGAACAACGTCACCCTGCCGCACACGCTCAGGATTGCCGACGACGGCTGGAAGCGGGCGCTGAGCGACGATCCCTGCCTGGCCGAAGGTCTGAACGTCTGGAACAACCAGGTCACCTGCCAGCCGGTTGCGGAGAATCTCGGCTATCGGCACGTGCCGGTGGCGCGCGCCCTCAACGCCTGA
- a CDS encoding 50S ribosomal protein L31: MKPDIHPDYHEITVQLTNGETYKTRSTWGSEGDTMVLEIDPSSHAAWTGGQQRVLDKGQVAKFRARYANFGIK, translated from the coding sequence ATGAAGCCCGATATCCATCCCGACTACCATGAGATCACGGTCCAGCTGACCAACGGCGAGACCTACAAGACCCGCTCCACCTGGGGCAGCGAGGGCGACACCATGGTGCTGGAGATCGATCCCTCCAGCCATGCCGCCTGGACCGGCGGTCAGCAGCGCGTCCTCGACAAGGGTCAGGTCGCCAAATTCCGTGCCCGCTACGCCAATTTCGGCATCAAGTAG
- a CDS encoding heat-shock protein translates to MRTFDLTPLFRNSVGFDRFDRLFDVAFNSNEGPVFPAYDIVKSGDDDYRISLAVAGYGEDDIDITQEGRTLTVSGKVEERQEESEQTSFLYRGIARRAFTRRFHLADTVRVTGAKMENGLLHIDLVNEIPEAEKPRQIEINGGKQKSLPQAA, encoded by the coding sequence ATGCGCACCTTTGATCTTACCCCCCTTTTCCGCAATTCCGTCGGCTTCGACCGGTTCGACCGGCTGTTCGACGTCGCCTTCAATTCCAACGAAGGTCCGGTCTTTCCGGCCTATGACATCGTGAAGTCCGGCGACGACGACTACCGCATCAGCCTGGCCGTGGCCGGCTATGGCGAAGACGATATCGACATTACCCAGGAAGGCCGCACGCTGACCGTCAGCGGCAAGGTGGAAGAGCGCCAGGAAGAGAGCGAGCAGACCTCGTTCCTCTACCGCGGCATCGCCCGCCGCGCCTTCACCCGCCGCTTCCATCTGGCCGACACCGTCAGGGTGACCGGCGCCAAGATGGAGAACGGCCTGCTGCACATCGATCTGGTCAACGAGATCCCGGAGGCCGAGAAGCCCCGGCAGATCGAGATCAACGGCGGCAAGCAGAAGAGCCTCCCGCAGGCGGCGTAA
- a CDS encoding carboxymuconolactone decarboxylase yields MRLDRPRIEPLKDEEFTEEHKDALGYFLKQGWVLNIFRTLVRAPRAFKRFNVWGGYVLSERNDLPPRERELIILRTGWLCKAGYEWGQHVEIGRDCGLTDAEIERIKQGPDTPEWTPLERALLQATDELVTDHFITDATWQALSELTEKQRMDVVFTVGQYTQVSMILNSFGIQLDAGMELDPDLRKR; encoded by the coding sequence ATGCGTCTTGACAGGCCGCGGATCGAACCGCTGAAGGACGAGGAGTTCACCGAGGAGCACAAGGACGCCCTCGGTTATTTCCTGAAACAGGGCTGGGTGCTGAACATCTTCCGCACGCTGGTGCGGGCCCCGCGCGCCTTCAAGCGCTTCAACGTCTGGGGCGGCTATGTGCTCTCGGAGCGCAACGACCTGCCGCCGCGGGAGCGCGAACTGATCATCCTGCGCACCGGCTGGCTCTGCAAGGCGGGCTATGAATGGGGCCAGCATGTCGAGATCGGCCGCGACTGCGGCCTGACCGACGCTGAGATCGAACGCATCAAGCAGGGGCCCGACACGCCGGAATGGACGCCGCTGGAGCGGGCGCTGCTGCAGGCCACGGACGAACTGGTCACCGACCACTTCATCACCGACGCGACATGGCAGGCGCTGTCCGAATTGACCGAAAAGCAGCGCATGGACGTGGTCTTCACCGTCGGCCAGTACACCCAGGTCTCCATGATCCTCAACAGCTTCGGGATCCAGCTCGACGCGGGCATGGAACTGGATCCGGACCTGAGAAAGCGATGA
- a CDS encoding dehydratase: MAGLWYDEFEIGMVFQHPIRRTITETDNVWFTAITHNPALLHLDEEYCREHTEYGQRIVNSGFTLALMVGISVGDTTLGTTAANLGWDEVRFPAPLFHGDTIRVETEIVDMRESKSKGDRGIVTFLHRAYKQDGTLVAHCKRAGMMLKKPS; the protein is encoded by the coding sequence ATGGCTGGACTCTGGTACGACGAATTCGAGATCGGGATGGTGTTCCAGCACCCGATCCGCCGCACGATCACCGAGACCGACAATGTCTGGTTCACGGCGATCACGCACAACCCGGCGCTGCTTCATCTCGATGAAGAGTATTGCAGGGAGCATACGGAATACGGTCAGCGCATCGTCAATTCCGGCTTCACGCTGGCGCTGATGGTCGGCATCTCCGTGGGCGACACCACGCTGGGGACGACCGCCGCCAATCTCGGCTGGGACGAAGTGCGGTTCCCCGCACCGCTGTTCCATGGCGACACCATCCGCGTCGAGACAGAGATCGTCGACATGCGCGAGAGCAAGTCCAAGGGCGACCGCGGCATCGTCACCTTCCTGCACCGCGCCTACAAGCAGGACGGCACCCTGGTCGCCCACTGCAAGCGCGCCGGCATGATGCTGAAGAAGCCGTCATGA
- a CDS encoding citrate lyase — MTEAPLRSMLFVPGDSEKKFAKAHDVGADALILDLEDSVSPAKKPGARETVLAMLAQRRTEGPELWVRINPLDTEFVLDDLAAIVKGRPDGIIAPKTNGPDDVRQLGHYLDALEARDGVDPGSIRIIPVATETARAPFTLGDFADAGLTRLLGLTWGAEDISTAIGATTNMAPDGRWALTYRTIRSLCLLAAKAAGVQALETVATDFRDEEALRRSSREAQREGFTGRMAIHPAQVAPINESFTPDTEDVDFARRVVDAFAAQPDAGTVGLDGKMLDIPHLKQAQQVLALHDAYSNR, encoded by the coding sequence ATGACGGAGGCCCCGCTCCGCTCCATGCTGTTCGTCCCCGGCGACAGCGAGAAGAAATTCGCCAAGGCGCACGATGTCGGCGCGGACGCCCTGATCCTCGATCTGGAGGATTCGGTCTCGCCGGCGAAGAAGCCGGGCGCGCGGGAGACCGTGCTGGCGATGCTGGCCCAGCGGCGGACGGAAGGCCCCGAACTCTGGGTGCGCATCAATCCGCTCGACACCGAGTTCGTGCTCGACGATCTCGCGGCCATCGTGAAGGGCAGGCCCGATGGCATCATCGCGCCCAAGACCAACGGCCCGGACGATGTCCGCCAGCTCGGCCACTACCTGGACGCGCTGGAGGCGCGGGATGGCGTCGACCCGGGTTCGATCCGGATCATTCCCGTGGCGACCGAAACGGCTCGCGCGCCGTTCACCCTGGGCGATTTCGCCGACGCGGGCCTCACCCGCCTGCTGGGTCTGACCTGGGGTGCGGAGGATATCTCGACAGCCATCGGGGCCACCACCAACATGGCGCCTGACGGACGCTGGGCGCTGACCTACCGCACCATCCGTTCGCTCTGTCTGCTGGCCGCGAAGGCCGCCGGCGTGCAGGCGCTGGAGACGGTGGCCACCGACTTCCGCGACGAGGAGGCGCTGCGCCGATCCTCCCGGGAGGCCCAGCGCGAGGGCTTTACCGGCCGCATGGCCATCCATCCCGCCCAGGTCGCGCCGATCAACGAGAGCTTCACGCCCGACACCGAGGACGTCGACTTCGCCCGCCGCGTGGTGGACGCCTTCGCGGCGCAACCGGACGCCGGGACGGTCGGTCTTGACGGCAAGATGCTGGACATCCCGCACCTGAAGCAGGCGCAGCAGGTTCTCGCCCTGCACGACGCTTACAGCAACCGCTGA
- a CDS encoding ATP-dependent acyl-CoA ligase: MSIDIQTEPADASAETADPRIPPRDDVVVRNLIERWNRECPDKAFVVFEDGANWTYAELREKVLQTALGLQQMGVRQGDHVIVWLPNSPENLRLFLALNYLGAVYVGINTSYRGNLLAHVVNISDARLIVAHADLAPRLAEIDTAKLERLIGVAGTAEIEGLDCRAYADVLLPEKGTIAAPERTIEPWDPHQIIFTSGTTGPSKAVLCSYLHLYSNAGPESWPCVTGEDRYLVNLPMFHIGGSGITYNMLVRGGSITLVDRFDTASFWDVIRKTETTATFLLGVMAQFIEKLPETENDADNPLRVMFMVPLAGDIRKFAARFGVEVYTIFNMTEVSTPIFSEPNPEIRGTCGKARAGVEVRLVDDNDCEVPVGEIGEMMIRTDRPWAMNSGYYNNAEATAKAWRNGWFHTGDAFRMDGEGNFYFVDRMKDAIRRRGENISSFEVEAEVGAHPAVREVAAIAVPNEMSEDEVMVVCAPVEGREIDPVELIEFLKPRMAHFMVPRYVRVVAELPKTPTAKVQKAELRKEGVTDDTWDREAAGIRLKGDRLARAS; this comes from the coding sequence ATGAGCATCGACATCCAGACCGAGCCGGCCGACGCGTCAGCGGAGACCGCCGATCCGCGCATCCCGCCGCGCGACGACGTCGTCGTGCGCAACCTGATCGAGCGCTGGAACCGCGAATGCCCCGACAAGGCCTTCGTGGTGTTCGAGGACGGCGCGAACTGGACCTATGCCGAACTGCGCGAGAAGGTGCTGCAGACGGCGCTCGGCCTGCAGCAGATGGGTGTGCGTCAGGGCGATCACGTCATTGTCTGGCTGCCGAACTCGCCCGAGAACCTGCGCCTCTTCCTGGCGCTGAACTATCTCGGCGCGGTCTATGTGGGGATCAACACCAGCTATCGCGGCAACCTGCTGGCCCATGTCGTCAATATCTCCGACGCCCGGCTGATCGTGGCACACGCGGATCTGGCGCCGCGGCTGGCGGAAATCGACACGGCGAAGCTGGAGCGACTGATCGGCGTCGCCGGGACGGCGGAGATCGAAGGGCTGGATTGCCGCGCCTATGCAGACGTCCTGTTGCCGGAGAAGGGGACGATTGCGGCGCCCGAGCGCACCATCGAGCCCTGGGATCCGCATCAGATCATCTTCACGTCCGGCACCACCGGGCCGTCGAAGGCGGTGCTGTGCTCCTATCTGCACCTCTATTCCAACGCGGGGCCGGAGAGCTGGCCCTGCGTCACCGGCGAGGACCGCTATCTGGTGAACCTCCCGATGTTCCACATCGGCGGTTCCGGCATCACCTACAACATGCTGGTGCGCGGCGGCTCGATCACGCTGGTGGACCGCTTCGACACCGCCTCCTTCTGGGACGTGATCCGGAAGACGGAGACGACGGCGACCTTCCTGCTGGGCGTGATGGCGCAGTTCATCGAGAAGCTGCCCGAGACGGAGAACGACGCGGACAATCCGCTGCGCGTGATGTTCATGGTGCCGCTGGCGGGCGACATCAGGAAATTCGCCGCGCGCTTCGGCGTCGAGGTCTACACGATCTTCAACATGACCGAGGTCTCCACGCCGATCTTCTCGGAGCCGAACCCCGAGATCCGCGGCACCTGCGGCAAGGCCCGCGCCGGTGTCGAGGTCCGGCTGGTCGACGACAACGACTGCGAGGTGCCGGTCGGCGAGATCGGCGAGATGATGATCCGCACCGACCGGCCATGGGCCATGAACTCGGGCTACTACAACAACGCGGAGGCGACGGCGAAGGCCTGGCGGAACGGCTGGTTCCACACCGGCGATGCCTTCCGCATGGACGGCGAGGGCAACTTCTACTTCGTCGACCGCATGAAGGACGCCATCCGCCGGCGCGGCGAGAACATCTCGTCGTTCGAGGTGGAAGCCGAGGTCGGCGCCCATCCGGCCGTGCGGGAAGTCGCGGCGATCGCCGTGCCCAATGAGATGAGCGAGGACGAGGTCATGGTGGTCTGTGCGCCCGTCGAGGGCCGCGAGATCGACCCGGTGGAGCTGATCGAGTTCCTGAAACCGCGCATGGCCCACTTCATGGTCCCGCGCTATGTCCGCGTGGTCGCCGAACTGCCCAAGACGCCGACGGCCAAGGTCCAGAAGGCGGAGTTGCGCAAGGAAGGCGTCACTGACGACACCTGGGACCGGGAGGCCGCCGGCATCCGGCTGAAGGGCGACCGGTTGGCGCGCGCATCCTGA